The sequence AGCAAGAACAAAGCTGTCTACCAGATATTCCCCTGCGGTTTCTACGCCGACACTGATTGAGCTTTCCACGGCAGCAACATCCCCTTTAATGATAGCGATATACTTGCCGGGACAAACGGGGGTTGCACTAACCACTTCAACGTAGGCAGTTTTAAGCATCAAGTCTGTGGCATTTATCCCTCTGGCAATACTCGTAAGCTCAATCATACCTATTGCACTATACATTACGAACCCACCTTTATCAAAATAGAATTGTCCTTAATTTCTTTCACAGTTCCGTTGCAGCTAGCGTGAACCGTGGCTCCGAGACTGCCATCCGGAATTTTGCCGATAAGCTGTCCGGCTTTTACCTTTTCGCCTACTGCGACGGTAGGTATTGCCGCTGCCCCAATGTGTTGTCGAAGGGCGATCCGAATGGTTTTAGGCCGAAACTCAACCTGAGTCAGAGGTGCCGGCTTATCGAAAGCTGTTAAGCCAATTTTGATAATTAAACGTTTGCTTGGGATAAGGCGGTATTCTCTGCTAGACCTAGCTTGAAAATCCATCTGAACAGGCTGATACTTGATCCCTTGTTCTGCCAGCTTTTGCTTGTACAAACTATTGACGGATCTGGGATGTAGATTGACGGGACAGGAGTATAATTCACAGGCATTGCATTCACAACATAATTGAGCAATTTGTTGTTCTTTGACATCCTCTAGGTTGTAACTCAAGGCTCGCATGACTTTATGAGGCTGCATATTATGACCCAGTAAATAACGAGGGCACAAATCAGTACACATGCGACATTGTTCACAGGCCGTTTTTCCTATTACTCTGGCGCGCTCAAGGCTTACGGTTTTTTTACGAATTAGAAAGTGGTCTTTCTTGAGGAGTACATAGCCTTTGCTTTTTTTAGTGACATAACCATCAATGTTGTTCATGACCGAGCCCATCATAGGACCGCCGTCTATTACGGCATAGTCGTCCAGATTTTTAACCCCACATTGTGCGATAACATCACGGATAGCCGTCCCTACCGGAACTTTTAGGGTCAGGCGTTGGGGAATATCTCCAGCCACAGTAATGTAGGTTTCTGTCACGGGTTTTCCTTCCAGAGCGTTCCAGATATTGAGGGCCGTCTCCGAATTGATAACGACGCAGCCGACTTTCAGAGGAATGGACACTTCCGGGACAATTCTTTGAGTCAGCTCATGAACTAAAACCTGTTCATCTCCGGCGGGATAAATATCTCTTAGTTCCATAACTTCCATGTAATTGGAAAGTCCTAAAGCAGCGATTCTTTCTCTCATGAGAACGATGACCTTTTTGTGTTTGCCTTTTATGCCAATGATGGCTTTGCGAGCTTCCACGTATTTTCCGGCTGCTTCCATCCCTTTAATGATTTGATCTGGAAACATCTCCATCAGCTGTTGATCCACTCTTAGCAGCGGTTCACATTCAGCTCCATTAAGCAAAATATATTCAGCCTTCGAAGTTAGTTTAGCGTGTGTGGGAAATCCGGCTCCTCCCGCCCCAATAACTCCTGCTTCCTTAACAATGTTTAGTAGATCCAACGTCTACCACCTCCGGTTTCATTAAAACGTACAGTCTTCGTCGATAATTCCTACAATTGCGGAATCAATGGGAATATCCTCACGATCAAACATTTTACGGGCTGAGCTGCCGTTACAGACAAGTACTCGCTCTCCAATTCCGGCACCGATGGTGTCGGCTGCTATCATGATCCGACCGGCATCAATTCCACCCAAGACTTCTATCAACATGAATTTCAGACCTATGAGGGAATCGGCTTTACGTGTCGACCATATACTATCAATTACTTTTGCTGCAATCATCGAATTTCACCGACTTTATCTTTATTTAATTTATATTGAATCTCATTAATAGCGGCTTCTACCGATGCCGTATCTCCAAAGATAGCAATCATAATCAGATTTTGGGGACAATGCCCTTTGATGTCTTCGACTGTAACTCCGGCTGCCTTTTCCGCTACATCAGCGGCAAAAACCATATCAATCAACCGCCCCTGCACCAAACCCACAGCATCATAGTTCTCAATAGGGATTGTTGAAGCTGAGCCTTTGCGCCGAAAGAGAATATCTAAGGTACCACTGGACGGAGATTTTATAATTCGATATTCCATGGTTAAACCTCACTCCTGCCTATAGTTCTTCTTGAGTGCAGTTAAGGGCAATTCCCAAAGGGGTTACAAACATAGGATTCTGAGGTTTATAGGTAGGGAGTTTAGTTTGTTTGGCAATGATATCTTCAATTCCCTCCAAGCAACAGGTTCCGCCTACCAGATATAGTTCTTTTACGGAATATTTTTTAATGTGACGACTAATAATGGTTGAGACTTTTTCTATAACCGGGCGGATTACCGGAATCAATTCTCTGTGGTTTTTAAAATCACGTTTATAAACATCTGCTTCGTCAAAGCTCATTTTGTAGGCTCCGGAAATGACCAGAGAAAAATGAGTACCACCTGTCGGCTCGTCAGCGACGTAAATCACTTTGCCATCTTTCAAGATGGCAATCCCTGTTGTTCCCCCACCAATATCGATAATCGCACCATCTTTAATTTTTAGTACGGCGTTAGCTGCTGTTGGTTCATCTAATATATTGGTAATTTCAAAACCTGCCGCCTGTACCACATTTTTAATGGCTCCTGAGTCCAGAGTATCAGTTCCTGGGGGCAGGGCTGCTGCTGCATAAATCAGTTCAGTGCCAAGTTTTTCTTCAATTTCTTGTTTTAACTCTTTGACGATGCGAATAGCTCCGATATAGTCCACAACCATACCATCTTTAACCACACTGGCAAAGCGATAGGCACCGGCAACCGGTTGATAATTCTCATCAAGGACAGCTAATACAATATAGGCTGTTCCTAAATCAACCCCTGTGTAATAAACTGAGGATTTATTGATTATGGGTGTTTCAATAACCTTCTCAAAATCACTAACAAGCTGGTCGCAGTATAGAAAGGTTGAATTTACTGTATCCATTTCTTCCCCCCCAAGCATTTCCAGATCATCATACCGAGTATGTTAATGATCAGATTAACTGAATCAATTAAGTCTTGTCGTGAGCAGCTTTGCTTTTCCTCGTTCCAGTAGGCTTCTAAGATTGCTGGTTCGATCTCTCGTAGGGAGGCGCGCAAGTAGTTTAACAAAGCAACTTCTTTGCTATTCTCCGATCCAACTTGAAACTCACTAAGGTCAACTTGCTTTTCCAGCTTAGCGGAGCGTTCGTTGATTTCTTCTTCCGACCATCCCCAGAATTGAATGCTGTCCGAGGTAACCTGCTCTCGTTCAGCCTTTTTCACATTTTGGAAGCATTTTCCCAGTTCTATGACTTCCTCAGACAGGATTGCATTTCCGAAATGGAATAGTTCTGCGGCGATTAGCAGGAATAACGACTCCAGACAATCTATTTTGCCTAACAATCTAAGGATTGTCCAACTCTCCCTTGATTGTGCCTGGTTGGCCTTGTCAATAGTTTGTGTCTTGTTAACATTTGACTGAGTCTGAACCAGCGTGACTCGTCGATCCACAAGAAACTGCCGAGCTCCGGGTGTAATCTTGGTATCCGGTTCCAAAGAATAAGTTGTAAAGGGCTCTCGTCTGTATAAATCTCGCAGTTCCATCTCTGTGATGAATTTCATTGCCTCACCTCACCTTCCTTGAATCTCTTTCGGATAAATCTCCCGGACTATCATTTCTGCAAACTAGAATTCAGAAAATATATATTGTTTCAAGGCTTCTACGCCGTTATTGTCTTTTAAAGAAATTCTGAAGTAAGGTTCGTTAACCCCAATTCTTTTCAACTGTTGAATACTCAAATCGGCAAATTCCTGAGCCAAATCGATCTTGGTAATTACTCCAAGTACAGGACAGTTAAATGATTTGGCAAAAGCGGGCGGATATACTTCAATCAATTTAGATTGATCAACAAGAATCAGTAAATGAGATGCGGTTTGGGCAGTGGCAATTAGGTATTTGTACATCGAAGGGTTTTCTAAATAGGAGCTCGGTGTATCAATGGTGTTTTTCCCGTAGATGATATCCTGGGTCTTTTTTAGAGGCCTGCTGGATTCGTTTAAAACATTGGCTAAAGTGGATTTTCCGGATTGGGTTGGCCCGACGATCATAATTCGCTTCTTCATGTGCGTGTAATTCTGGCCGGTGTAAAGCCCAATAATTTTTCTAAAGTGTCATTAATTGCACCCATTGCTGCTTCGACACTTGCTACATCACCGGAAATAATCAGGGCACCTGTAAAACGATCCAAAAAACCTATCTCTACATCAGAGGCCTTTGTGGCAATGTCTGCAGCTATAATAGCCGTCTCGCCTGGAGTAAGGGTTGATATCCCGATGGCTCCTGTTTCCTCAATTCCCAGACGTTCATAGATATCTGGGACAGGTGATGCTATGATGTGAGCCAGAGTGACTTGCTTGCCTGGTACAGATTCCTGGATAATTCGTTTTCTGTCAAACTCATCGGCCATACTCATTTTATCCCTCCTGTCCCGGTATCATCGTTAATGTCTTATAACTTCCACCTGAAAGTCATACCCTTTGATTAACTCTTCGATTTTATCTAATTCTTCCGGTTTGTAGCTTAAATCTTCGGTGATCGAGTAACTCATGTCTAATTGCTTGTATTTGTTGATCCCTAATTTGTGATAGGGGAGCAAGTCAACACCCTGAAAGTTCCTATAGTTTTTAAAGGGCTTTAGATACTCCAAGGTTTTGACGATAGTTTCTTCACTATCATTTAATCCCTTAAGGAGAGGCATCCTGACTTTAACATTAAAACCTCGGCGTACGAGCTCTCTTAGGTTGTCCAGGATACGTTCATTACGTACTCCGGTAAGTTCATGATGCCGATCAGAATCAATGTGCTTAATATCATAGAGAAACAAATCCGTAAACTGGGCTATCATGAGCAGGGAATCCAGTTTCACATAGCCTGAGGTTTCAATGGCAGTGTGAATACCTAAACGCTTGCACTCGGTTAGGAGGTTGGTGGCAAATTCCGGCTGAGCTGTGACTTCCCCTCCCCCAAGAGTCACTCCTCCACCTGAACTCAGGTAGAAGAGCATGTCTTGCTGGATGATCTCCAGAACTTCAGAAATTGTTTTGTCTGAACCGACAATGGAGAGTGCCTGTTTAGGACAGACAGTTTCGCATTTTCGGCAACCGATACAGTCAATGCTCCGATTTACTCTATGCCTAGTTGTTTTAGGTTTAGGTTGTCGCAGCTTCTCTCCTTCGTCCTGGAAATAATGGATTTGGACGGGACATTCAGTAATACAGAGGCCACAATCAATGCAAAGATCCTCTTTGAACATGACTTGATACTTTCTTTCAAGCCCCTCAGGATTTGAGCACCATTTACATCTGAGGGGACAGCCTTTGAAAAAAATTAATGTTCTAACCCCCGGCCCATCATAAATGGAGTATTTCTGGACATTGAAGATTTTCGCTTTTCTTTCCAAGATTTTAACGGTTTCTGTACTCATAATGTCCCCATCCCTAGTATTCTCCATCTTGCAGCTCATAAAGATCTTAATCTATATCCAATTAAAAATGCTCTAAGACGGTTCTGCTTATGATTTCGTCCTGAACTTCTTTGCACAGTTCAACGAAGTAAGCGCTGTATCCGGCGACACGAATAATTAAGTCTCTATACTTGTCCGGTTCAATTTGAGCTTTCTTTAAGACTTCGTTGTCAACATAGCTGAACTGCATTTGGCCATTGCCGAGGATAGATGCTGTTCGTAGTAAGGTGATCAAGCCATTTTCTCCTTCAGGCGTTTCCAGAATGCCTCGCAGAAGTTTAAAGTTATGCACCATACCTACATTCATAGATTCGTTGCTCAGCTTACTGACGGATTTAATGATAGCCGTTGGGCCTAATTTGTCCGCCCCCTGCGTCGGGCTGATTCCATCTGAAAGAGGTGTCCACG comes from Desulfosporosinus meridiei DSM 13257 and encodes:
- a CDS encoding 4Fe-4S dicluster domain-containing protein, whose amino-acid sequence is MDLLNIVKEAGVIGAGGAGFPTHAKLTSKAEYILLNGAECEPLLRVDQQLMEMFPDQIIKGMEAAGKYVEARKAIIGIKGKHKKVIVLMRERIAALGLSNYMEVMELRDIYPAGDEQVLVHELTQRIVPEVSIPLKVGCVVINSETALNIWNALEGKPVTETYITVAGDIPQRLTLKVPVGTAIRDVIAQCGVKNLDDYAVIDGGPMMGSVMNNIDGYVTKKSKGYVLLKKDHFLIRKKTVSLERARVIGKTACEQCRMCTDLCPRYLLGHNMQPHKVMRALSYNLEDVKEQQIAQLCCECNACELYSCPVNLHPRSVNSLYKQKLAEQGIKYQPVQMDFQARSSREYRLIPSKRLIIKIGLTAFDKPAPLTQVEFRPKTIRIALRQHIGAAAIPTVAVGEKVKAGQLIGKIPDGSLGATVHASCNGTVKEIKDNSILIKVGS
- the cutD gene encoding choline TMA-lyase-activating enzyme, encoding MSTETVKILERKAKIFNVQKYSIYDGPGVRTLIFFKGCPLRCKWCSNPEGLERKYQVMFKEDLCIDCGLCITECPVQIHYFQDEGEKLRQPKPKTTRHRVNRSIDCIGCRKCETVCPKQALSIVGSDKTISEVLEIIQQDMLFYLSSGGGVTLGGGEVTAQPEFATNLLTECKRLGIHTAIETSGYVKLDSLLMIAQFTDLFLYDIKHIDSDRHHELTGVRNERILDNLRELVRRGFNVKVRMPLLKGLNDSEETIVKTLEYLKPFKNYRNFQGVDLLPYHKLGINKYKQLDMSYSITEDLSYKPEELDKIEELIKGYDFQVEVIRH
- a CDS encoding ethanolamine utilization cobalamin adenosyltransferase, producing MKFITEMELRDLYRREPFTTYSLEPDTKITPGARQFLVDRRVTLVQTQSNVNKTQTIDKANQAQSRESWTILRLLGKIDCLESLFLLIAAELFHFGNAILSEEVIELGKCFQNVKKAEREQVTSDSIQFWGWSEEEINERSAKLEKQVDLSEFQVGSENSKEVALLNYLRASLREIEPAILEAYWNEEKQSCSRQDLIDSVNLIINILGMMIWKCLGGKKWIQ
- the eutJ gene encoding ethanolamine utilization protein EutJ; its protein translation is MDTVNSTFLYCDQLVSDFEKVIETPIINKSSVYYTGVDLGTAYIVLAVLDENYQPVAGAYRFASVVKDGMVVDYIGAIRIVKELKQEIEEKLGTELIYAAAALPPGTDTLDSGAIKNVVQAAGFEITNILDEPTAANAVLKIKDGAIIDIGGGTTGIAILKDGKVIYVADEPTGGTHFSLVISGAYKMSFDEADVYKRDFKNHRELIPVIRPVIEKVSTIISRHIKKYSVKELYLVGGTCCLEGIEDIIAKQTKLPTYKPQNPMFVTPLGIALNCTQEEL
- a CDS encoding EutP/PduV family microcompartment system protein; the protein is MKKRIMIVGPTQSGKSTLANVLNESSRPLKKTQDIIYGKNTIDTPSSYLENPSMYKYLIATAQTASHLLILVDQSKLIEVYPPAFAKSFNCPVLGVITKIDLAQEFADLSIQQLKRIGVNEPYFRISLKDNNGVEALKQYIFSEF
- a CDS encoding BMC domain-containing protein, whose translation is MEYRIIKSPSSGTLDILFRRKGSASTIPIENYDAVGLVQGRLIDMVFAADVAEKAAGVTVEDIKGHCPQNLIMIAIFGDTASVEAAINEIQYKLNKDKVGEIR
- a CDS encoding EutN/CcmL family microcompartment protein; protein product: MIAAKVIDSIWSTRKADSLIGLKFMLIEVLGGIDAGRIMIAADTIGAGIGERVLVCNGSSARKMFDREDIPIDSAIVGIIDEDCTF
- the eutS gene encoding ethanolamine utilization microcompartment protein EutS — its product is MSMADEFDRKRIIQESVPGKQVTLAHIIASPVPDIYERLGIEETGAIGISTLTPGETAIIAADIATKASDVEIGFLDRFTGALIISGDVASVEAAMGAINDTLEKLLGFTPARITRT